A genomic window from Natronorubrum aibiense includes:
- a CDS encoding alpha-D-ribose 1-methylphosphonate 5-phosphate C-P-lyase PhnJ has translation MTDADAGSAVNAESLDDALSAVESAGLEGYNYAYLDEHTKREVRRGILEAVAIPGHQVPFASRAMPLARGWGTGGIQVSLSLLGPEDTFKVIDQGSDESVNAANIRRLAETTADVGTTTDTTDASVIQTRHRIPEEVMTDEQLLVLQVPQTDPLRRVDGSDDRNRTRHAHKNYGKMWVALYENVVEWDEIQISARYPVMVNDRYLMDPSPIPRWDVPKLDNADTLYLLAAGREARIYAVPPHTDVEPLAFEDRPFQVERFEGACNVCGSEDTFLTELETDDGEHVAVCNDTSFCAKRVTDPDLPKDHHLEAEGVAWGPGTEALDGGDDE, from the coding sequence ATGACTGACGCCGACGCCGGTTCCGCAGTCAACGCGGAGTCGCTCGACGATGCGCTGTCGGCCGTAGAATCGGCCGGACTCGAGGGTTACAACTACGCCTACCTCGACGAGCACACCAAACGCGAAGTCCGCCGCGGCATCCTCGAGGCGGTCGCGATTCCGGGGCATCAAGTTCCGTTCGCGTCACGGGCGATGCCCCTCGCCAGGGGATGGGGGACCGGCGGCATTCAGGTCTCGTTGTCGCTGCTGGGCCCCGAGGACACGTTCAAAGTCATCGATCAGGGCAGCGACGAGAGCGTCAACGCCGCGAACATCCGCCGACTCGCGGAGACGACCGCTGACGTCGGGACGACGACGGATACGACCGACGCGTCGGTAATCCAGACCCGCCACCGGATTCCCGAAGAAGTCATGACCGACGAGCAGCTTCTCGTCTTGCAGGTCCCACAGACCGATCCGCTCCGACGGGTTGACGGCAGCGACGACCGCAACCGGACGCGCCACGCCCACAAAAACTACGGGAAGATGTGGGTGGCGCTGTACGAGAACGTCGTGGAGTGGGACGAGATCCAGATCTCGGCGCGCTACCCGGTGATGGTCAACGATCGCTACCTCATGGATCCCTCGCCGATCCCGCGCTGGGACGTCCCGAAACTCGATAACGCCGACACGCTCTACTTGCTCGCGGCCGGCCGCGAAGCGCGCATCTACGCGGTGCCACCCCACACCGATGTCGAACCGCTCGCGTTCGAAGACCGGCCGTTCCAGGTCGAACGCTTCGAGGGAGCCTGCAACGTCTGTGGCAGCGAGGACACCTTTCTGACGGAACTCGAGACCGACGACGGCGAGCACGTCGCCGTCTGCAACGACACCAGTTTCTGTGCGAAACGCGTCACCGACCCGGACCTGCCGAAAGACCACCACCTCGAGGCCGAGGGCGTCGCCTGGGGACCGGGAACAGAAGCGCTCGATGGGGGTGACGACGAATGA